One Plasmodium knowlesi strain H genome assembly, chromosome: 10 genomic window carries:
- a CDS encoding 6-cysteine protein produces MSKHHVDLSNSSKSTFLLNVVPGDTVVYTCPYSFNKDMKHICARERDFFDRKLFCFDHVIINRNVFQLRDYVRGAYNIVSKYVNNVYTSEFTVPPVVLMNRHFECYCYLDDGGRIQKKTLKVHISKGIVKRTPGCDFNDEYRESTAITTFNNMNRKIAKACDSYPRGGDTITLLCPVNYTVQPDGCFNQVYVKKEDIQNDKNKLEERFNISRKWEQDKYKVVSIETLFGKKLDSVGDEITRFAKIPVTNDEISFTCTCKANDGSDTLMMNVYINESYDKFVQSSHDKSDQSNQGNPVQSNQGNPVHSNQGNPVQSNQGNPIQSNYNKYIESNKRFVYPNDGRVEYTRHKFSSTSTVSRTEERSGASSSFFAYFVLCALSLLFLG; encoded by the coding sequence ATGTCGAAGCACCACGTGGATTTATCGAACTCAAGCAAAAGTACCTTCCTCTTGAATGTAGTTCCAGGAGATACAGTGGTATACACATGTCCATACAGTTTTAACAAAGACATGAAACACATATGTGCACGTGAGAGAGATTTCTTCGATAGAAAGTTGTTCTGCTTTGACCATGTCATCATCAATAGAAATGTTTTTCAATTGAGAGATTACGTTAGAGGAGCATACAATATTGTGAGTAAATACGTGAACAATGTATATACATCAGAGTTCACTGTTCCACCAGTTGTACTTATGAATCGACATTTCGAATGCTACTGCTATCTGGATGATGGGGGCAGAATACAGAAGAAGACACTGAAGGTACATATATCTAAAGGTATTGTCAAGAGAACCCCTGGATGCGATTTCAATGATGAGTATAGAGAAAGCACTGCCATCACAACTTTCAACAACATGAATCGAAAAATAGCTAAGGCATGTGATAGTTATCCTCGCGGTGGAGACACCATCACCCTCTTGTGTCCTGTTAATTACACTGTCCAACCGGATGGATGCTTCAATCAGGtgtatgtaaaaaaggaggatatacaaaatgataaaaacaaattggaGGAAAGATTCAATATAAGTCGTAAGTGGGAGCAAGACAAATATAAAGTAGTTAGCATAGAGACCCTTTTTGGTAAAAAGTTAGATAGCGTGGGAGATGAAATAACCAGGTTTGCTAAAATACCCGTTACAAATGATGAAATAAGTTTTACCTGCACATGTAAGGCAAATGATGGATCAGACACTCTCATgatgaatgtatatataaacgaGAGTTATGACAAATTCGTTCAATCCAGCCATGATAAGTCGGACCAATCCAATCAGGGCAACCCTGTCCAGTCCAATCAGGGTAATCCTGTCCATTCCAATCAGGGTAACCCCGTCCAGTCCAATCAGGGTAACCCCATCCAGTCCAATTATAATAAGTACATCGAGTCTAATAAGAGGTTCGTCTATCCTAATGATGGCAGGGTGGAGTACACGAGGCATAAGTTCAGTTCCACCAGCACAGTTAGTCGGACGGAGGAACGCAGCggagcttcttcttcctttttcgctTACTTCGTGCTTTGTGCACTGTCGCTGCTTTTCCTTGGTTAA